Sequence from the Strix uralensis isolate ZFMK-TIS-50842 chromosome 1, bStrUra1, whole genome shotgun sequence genome:
AGTTTTTCCTGAGGAAGATGAAGAACTGGAAGTAAAGAACATGCCAtgtaaaagcagaatttttaGGGAATTCCTTGCTTGAGAAACATTACGAACGTTTCTTGATATCATTTGAACATGAACCTCTCAATACTAAGTTTTAATAAACTTTATTTCCCATCTGAGGAAAAAAGAACTATATTTTATGTTCTGGCAATGCTGAAAACAACTATCACTAAAACAAATCAAAGTGGAATTACTTTGCCAAAAGATAAACACTTTTTCAACTGATGATTCAAATAGTGGTTTATGTGTTCATGAAGTGCTACTTTCAAGTagcatttttcttgctgtttctctAAGTCTATTTagaaaaatgatagaaaaataacAGTCATTATTTCACTGTTAGAAATTGAGCTTAAAAAAAGGATTCTTGAGATTTTAGTGGTTAAAGCAAAGAAATAGTAACAACACCAGGAACAAATAATTTACCTGATTCTCTGCTCCATTTCTTCTAAGGTCTCCTTCTTTACTATGTCAAGCTCTTGCTGATGTTCCTTTCGCAGAGTACGCAAGTCTTTTTGAAGATTATTCACTTCTTTGCATAGTTTCTGTTTCTCCCTTTCAGTCTCTTCCAGTTTAGTCTGCAAATCCTTCTGCTGGTTCTGCATATCACCTAATAATTTCTGCAGCTCCAAACCAGATTTAGccttttcttcaacatttttctcaaaagctttcaGACTGTCATTTCTTTCATCCAACTGTTGCTGTAAAGCTTTTAGCTTTTCTTCATATCTCGAACTCATATCTTCCATCTCAGTCTTATGTACTTCATTTTCCTTCACTAGATTATTTTCCAACTCTTTTATCTTCTGTTCTAAAGATTGACTGACTGCCtccttttcctgcatttttttctggaaatctcCAATTACATTCTCCATATCAAGATGTTTTTGTTCTTTAGCTCTTAATTCTTCCCTACTGCTTGCTAAATCACCACTGCAACGAGCAAGCTCATCTGCTAACAATGAGTATTTTTTGGTTTGCTCCTCAAGTTCTTTCCTGAGGCTTTCAGCCTTACTCTGCTCCTCCTGATGGCTCTTCTCAACACATTCTAGTTTTTTAAGGAGCTCTTCCTGTTTGGTTTGCAGTTCTAGACGAGAGTCATTACTCTCTTGTTGCTCCTTTTCATACTTCTGCAACAGTTCATCTTTTTCAGTTAAGCCCTTCTGCAACACGTGCATTTTCTCTTTGTATGTCTGTTGGACGCTCTCaagcatgttatttttttcttgttctacaGCAGCTTTTACACTCTCTACTTTTTGCAACATTTCTTTCTCTAATTCTGTGGAATCTCTTgttgactttattttttcttctaaggaCTCAATTTTGGCCTCTCTCTCCTGCACTTTTTGTTCCAAGTCTCTTAACTGATTTTCTCTATCTTGCTTAAAttgctgttccttttcttccatcTGAGACATCAATTGCCTTTTAATAGAACCGATTTTTAGCTCTGCCTTCTTTTTTAGATCCGCCAGCTTAGTGTTGTTCTCTGCATTCAATCTCTCTTCTAATTCTTTCAGctcttcctctttgcttttaAGTATCCCTGACTTCATTTGAACAAATtccctctcctttgcttcaaattcagttttcagtGAACCTATTTGCTTCTCAAGATTAAGCACTTTTTCTTCAGCCTCCTTAAATCTATTGTCCTTTTCAAAAGCCACCCTCTCTGCCTGCTGGAGTTGCCAAGCTATCTCTTTTTGCTCTGTGTCTTTTTGTTCATTAGACTTTTTAAGTTTCTCCATCAAGGAatcattttctgaagttttctgagCAACGTGTTCTTCTAGTTCAGCAATTCTTGCTGCTTGGTTTTTTAACTTTGCAGTTAACTCACTTTcttgtttttccctcttgttttgcttttgttccaATTCACTTTTCAAACTATCgagattcttgctttctttagCTAGCTGCTCCTTCAGTTTATTTAGCTCTTCACCTTTTTTATTGGCTTCAGTATTGCTTAATTCAAGTTTGCTCTGCAAATCTTTAATAGTATCGTGATTTTGTGTAAACCTGGTTTGTGCTTTCATCTTCCACTCAGACAGCTTGGCCGTGCAATGATCTACCTGCTGAAGAGCTGATGCTTTTTCTTGACTCAGCGTCTCAACTCTGGCCGATAACTCCTGTACCTGGTTTAACAACTGCAACCGATCCTCTTCATGTTGCTTGCTTAACAGAGACATGGCTGCTTCCTTTTCCGTTAAACTTATCATGCTTTCAAGTCTAACATTAAGGTCACTAATTGTTTTGTTGAGAGCAGAGATCTCGGATACTTTTTCCTGGAGTTCCTCCCTCATTGAGGTGACAGCATTGATATTTTCAGATAATTCTTTCCTCAGCTGTGTTATAcaagtttctttttctgatgctgCTTGCTGCTGGTGCCCTCCCTCTTTTTGCAACTGTTCCTTTTCTGTTACAAGTCCTTCAATGTCAGCTCTCATGGACGTAATTAAATTGTCCTTCTCTTGCAGCTGTTGCATTGACTTTTGCAAAGAAGTACTCACAGCAGAATGATGCTCTGTTACTTCTCTAAGTTGAGCTTCTAGTTCAAGAATCTTACTCGTTTTAATTAATACTGCTTCTTTAACTTCTGCAGTTCGGCGCTTGCAATCTGCAATCTTGCATGTTACTATGCCAATTTTTTCACTACATTTTTCAATTAATTCATTGATTTTTGTTTGCAATAAAGCTTCAGCGTTCTTCCAGCAAGCATCTAACTGAGCTACAAGTTCTCCTGACAGCCTTTTAAACTCAGCTTCTTTTAGCTGAATTGcctctatttttttctcataattttcaTGATCTTTATACTGAGAAGACTGCACATCTTGGAGTTTCTCTTCAAGTGTTTTCAGTGTATCAGCCAGCTCGGTAATTTTGGCTTTGTCCTTTTCTTCAACTGCTTTCTGTTCACTGAGCTGTTCCTGAAGTCCTGACTGCTCTTTCAGGGACTGATTAAGATCACCTTCCAATTTTTTCAACTGTGTTTTCAGGTCACTTTCCTTATCTGACAAAGCAGTCACCTTAGCCACTGACTGCCTTAGCTGTTCTTGCAATTCCTTCAGGGACTCCTCCCTTTTCACCTGTTCTTCCTTCAGGTGGGTTATTTCTGCTCTGGTGCTCTCCTCCTCAGCGCTGAAGGTGGCAAGTTTCTGTTTCAGGTCTCCAACTTCCTGCTCTTTCTCTTGCAGTTCCATTTCATGCTTTTCCTGGAGCTCTTCAACCTGCTGATGGAGTTTCTTTTCCCAACTTTGGGTAATTTCTTCCAACTCCCTTCTATGAGCCTCAGCAAGACTCTCCAGTTGCTCTTTCTGATTAGATTCTAGTTTTGACACAGCATCGTTGATTCCAGCTGAGCTGGCATGTGCCATTTCCAACATTTTAGCATTGAATTCGCTCTCTTTCTGACTGAACTCCAATTGCTTGTTTTCAAGCTCTTTTTTTAGCTTAGCTTCCTGCTCAGCAAGATTCTTTTTGAAAGTTTCCTGCATATCTTttgatttctgtttaattttctccattttgttatCCTGACGTTTCAGCTTACTTTCATATTCTTCTTGTAGAGCACTCATTCTCTCCTCTGTGGCTAACAGTTTCTGTTTAAGCTCTTCCACTTGCTTGTTCTGTAACTTCATGTGTtcaatttcattttccttctcacttAGAATTCTCTTTGTATCATCAGCCTCTCTTTGTAGATCCTTCAGCTGACATTCGTATTGTTGTGTTAGAGAGGtttctttctgtgtattttcattCCTTTGCTCTTGCAAATGCTGCTTCAGGTCATGTACCTGAGAGATGTATGCCTCTAACTCATTCTTGACATCATTCAGCTGGGATTCAGTTCTTTCTAGCTGCTCACTAAGTTGCAATTTTTCACCTTCAAGATCTGTcagcttttgctgcagctttgCTAATTCCTCTTCATAAATCTTTGCTTGCTCATTAGACGTACTCCGATGAGACTCTGAAAGCTCCTCTAGCTTTGCAGACACTTGTACAAATTCAGCTTCAGATCTTTCTGAAGATTCCTTCAATTTCTGTTCATGTGCTTTTAGTTCCTCCAAATGTCTGTCCTTCTCCTCCAATGACTGCCTGAGTTGGTTGAGCTCCTCTTTGAGTACCTTCTCAACTCCTTGAATAGACATTTCATGCTCTTTTAACATaatttcaacctcttctttgtgccttttcctctcttcttccaacTTTCCTTCCAATTCTTGCTCTGCTTCACACACTTTACTATTCAATGCAGAGAGCTCTTGTTCTAAATCATGACGTATTTTTAGTGCTTCTGATAGCTCAGAAGACAGGGCTTCTAATTCTGTTTGTTTCGCATCaagtttttctaatgttttttcaTTCATCTCTTCTATGTGTGCACGGaaaactgtttctttctccttcaaaatTGTAGCTATCTCTTGTTGttgtttctctctcattttttctatttcagttacTTGTTGTTGCTTTAAGATTTGAAGTTTTTCTGTCCAAAGCTTTTCCTGCTGCTCTTTCATGTTTTCCGGTTTATTCTTGTGTTTTTCAACCATACAATTTATTTCCTtagtgtgctgctttttttcagacTCCATCAGAGTACTTAATTCCTCTGATTGCTTTCTGTCATCTTGCGAATACTTTGCAAGAGAGCTTTCCAGTTCAAGAACCCTCTgttagaaaatacagttttaaaagagTATCAATACTCAAAAGGTAacaagagaaaatttaaaaaaatctcaccagGTTCACATAACTACAActtattccattattttttagTGAATATCAACTATTTCTATAAGCCTTTCATGCACCTAGTTTctgctcagctttgcttccattATGGTTAGTTATTTAATAAAAGGTTTTCTCTTTCATTGTGGTGAAAATACATACAATAAAAACTTAGAAAGAATTTAActtatacaaataaaataattcatgtgATATTTATGAGATACACACTCATTTTTTCTTGTTAAGCTAAAGTGCCAACACATAGGATGAAAGACATCAAGAGTCTACGTGAGTATTATCGACCTACTGATTTATCTTAATTCCACACATCTCATGGAGATTCTGCTGTGAAGGTAAAATGGTTCTATAGGCAAAACTTTCAAACTAATATTTGGGAGTGGTGGAATAATGTACAAACTTGCATTAGCAGATAATACAATCTTAGCCATTACATAAAGCAAGGGACACTTCAAAAAtttaagcacatttttttaatttattcaagtTTCCTTATAAGTGTTTGTATGCTAGCAGTACCCAGAAGTTAAACAGTTTGAAGTTTAACTCTCCTGTacaacatatataaaaattatgcAGATGGATACAAATTAATATCCCACGCCATGACAGCAAGTGAATGCAGTTGTATATTTTGTAAACATTGTGAGATTAAAACAACCCAATCACAATAAATCCACAGTATCTGTAAACTGCCACAGGTAAAATATATACTAAAAGGAATTCCTGTAAACGTTTACCCCTTTGGAATCTTTACTCACAGTTCTATAAATCTCTACTACTTCACGCATCTTCTGAACCTTCCTGTCACATGCTGACTGTAttgctttcttctgcagctctAATTCTTCTAAAGCTAGGGATCCTTGCTCCTCTTGTTCTTGAAGCGTTTTTAAACACTCACTCTGGTTTCTTTCCTGTATCAAAAATTATgattaaaacaataaatataGTCATCACACCTTCAAAAACAGTATAATAGAAAATTTACAAACAAGTTCATAGGAGTCATACACTAGGCACCTGTATTTTCACCACACGCACAGAGTTTGTATTTTGtctgtgaaaacaaaatcattataaatcacttccattttctcttcttgGGAACCATTTGTCTTTCTATGAAAAACATATCTCAATCCagcctttcattttgttttgtttaacacaATTGAGAGTAACACCTTAGAGGAATAAAGGTCTGTTCTCACTTGATTCCActgctaaattatttttaagcttCTATtccttataattaaaaaataacctgagaaataggtaggaaaaaaatatagtcaGGAAGAGACTGTCAAAGTCCCTCAGTCCTACTCACCAACCATCATGGAGGAGCACAAAAGAGAATCTACTATTTGTTAGGTAAAATTACATGATCTAAAGTGGATTACAGCttatgaaaaagaacaaagaatcCAGTGATTCCTCCCAGCCTGAcctagaagaaaattcttttctgaGGTCAAACACTATGAATAGTTAACCCTGCTCACATAATAcaacacaatcacagaatcatctaggttggaaagaaccttgaagatcatccagtccaaccattaacctaacattgacagttcccaactacaccagatccctcagcgctgggtcaacccgactcttaaacacctccagggatggggacgccaccactgccctgggcagcccattccaacgcccaactaccccttctggaaagaaatacttcctaatatccagtctaatccttccctggcgcaacatgaagccattccctcttgtcttatcgctcatgacttggttaaagagactcatccccagctctctgcaacctcctttcaggtagttgtagagggcgatgaggtctcccctcagcctcctcttctccagactaaacccccccagttccctcagccgctccccatcagacctgtgctccagaccctgcaccagctccgttgctcttctctggacacgctcaagtaattcaatgtcctttttggagtgaggggcccaaaactgaacacagtattcgaggtgcggcctcaccagtgccgagtacagggggacagtcacttccctgtccctgctggccacgctatttctgatacaagccaggatgccattggccttcttggccacctgggcacactgctggctcctgttcagccggctgtcaatcaacacccccgggtccctctctgactggcagctctccagccactcctccccaagcctgtagcgctgctggggttgttgtggcccaagtgcagcacccggcatttggccttattgaagctcatacagttggccttagcccatcgctccagcctgtccagatctctctgcagagcctccctaccctcgagcagatcaacactcccacccaacttggtgtcatctgcaaacttactgagggtgcactcgatcccctcgtctagatcatcaagaaagatgttaaacaggagtggccccaaaaccaagccctgggggacaccactcgtgaccggccgccaaccggatttaactccattcaccacaactctttgggcccggccatccagccagttttttacccagcaaagcatgtgcccatccaagccacgagcacccagttttgccaggagaatgctgtgggaaacggtgtcaaaggccttactgaagtcaaggtaaactacatccacagcctttccctcatccaataagcaggtcgccctgtcgtagaaggagatcaggtttgtcaagcaggacctgtctttcacaaacccatgctgactgggcctcatcatttggttgtcccgcatgtgttgtaagatggtactctggatgagctgctccatcagcttcctgggcaccgacgtcaagctgacaggcctgtaatttcctggatcatccttctgacccttcttatatatgggcatcatattggccagtttccaatctgtcgggacctccccagacagccaggactgctggtaaatgatggaaagtggcttggcaagcaccccagtcagctccttcagcacccttgggtgtatcccatcaggtcccatagacttgtgtatgtctatgtgatgcagtaggtcactgactgtctcctggattgcggggggcgtcgttctcccagtctctgtcttctggctgaggaggctggattccctcaatacaactagtcctgttattaaagactgaggcaaagaaggcatcaaggacctcagccttctcctcatcacttgttaccacgtttcctcccgcatccagcaggggatggagactctccctggcctttcttttgctgctgacatacttatagaaacatttcttgttatccttgattgctgaagccacaATGATACCAACACTTTTCAAGTAACAGCCTCATTCTTTGTACCTCTTTTACTCTAGTTGCTCTGGCTAATCGCCAATGATccagaggaagaaattaaaaaaaaatatctaacaaaaggaattttaaaaataaaagaagtctttCCCACAAGATGCAGCTGTTAGTGAGCAGTGATAGTGATTACCATTATTCAGTCTTGTATCACCGCAGCTGCTTTCCCTTCATGTTGCTGAAGTGTCTGACCTCTTTGACTTTTGGAGGACACTTTGTATCTTTGAGTGCAGGACTCTCACTACAGAACAGGGTCAGATTAAGACTTCTAGTTCCACCTCACACTTAGAGAAACGTCTTTCTACACTTTTTAGGGATACTTACAAGAGCTAACTTCATCTTGCCCTGGAAAGCCTTTTCTTGGGCCTGTAATCTCTTATTTAGCTCCTGATCTTTGGTAGCCATTTCttttttatggtatttttctAGTTCAGCAACACGCTTCTCTGAAGACTTCTGTGAACCAGTCAGAAAAAAActgatttcaaaatattaaataacactTTGTATTATTTCTTAATAAGAAAAGCAGTGCAAAAGAGAGAGGAAACCAGAACCATCTCTTTGCTGCCTTTGAATAAGTAACAGTCACTTGGAACGCTTCATATTGAGCCCTGAGAGTTGCTATTTTCAAGCTTGAAGTTATCCATCTTCCTTCTCAAGTCTTTCACTGTTCTACTAAAAGAAACACCAAATTTTCTAAAGACTCGTCGACCAAGGTGAACTTAcatgttttcagtttcagttcaaATGTGGTAATAAATTGGAAAAGGAACTTCTGTCTCTAGCTTTCCCTGCATTCTTATTATTTCGTGAGCCAGAAAGTCAAGTGATGATACTCTATGTAGACAGCTATCTATGATCTATATACATGCTTTATTTAAGAATAATGTAATGCAAGTAAGTTCTTCCCCTAAAGCATCAGTCTATTCTCTTAGAAAAATTACTAACATAACAAATGCCAACACAAGAACTGTAATTTAAAGGTGTTTAAATTTACAGCTTTGCAAGGCACATGCAGTACTTCTGCAATGTCTACCTGAATACACCAAATGAAGCAAATTTTAGCAATTCTTAACTAGCAAACAGTTTGGCAACAAGTTCTTAAGGGTTTACACATACTGGGCTAGGATAACCATTAAAAGTACTTAGTATTAAACCCCAAAATCCTGGAGGAGATGCGTGAGCTGACCgccattaatttcttcttcttgacTTCCTTTAAAGTCTCAAGTGTACTTctagtaaataattttattaaatactgTGAAACAAGGAGTAATACTGTTCATTTTTATATGCCTCTAATGTACTGATTTTAAactgttagagaaaaaaaaaatctatatggGGAGTTTTCTGTTCTGTCTTAAGTAAATCTTTAAtcctagaaattaatttttatagaACTTATTAAATCAGAAAAATGTTATAACATTATGATATACTAATGTATTTTACAACTATAGTTTAATTGTAATTGAATTATTAGATTAAAAGCCAATACAAGGTGAGTTTCAGCTTTTACCTTCATAATCTCAATCACCTCTTGTTTCACTCTGGTTAACTCCCGTTGAAGAGTTACCCTCTCTTCCTCACTTGCCTTTTCTACTGCTTTGATTTTTTCATCCATTTCTGCCTGCAATTTCTTCCGGGCTTCCTCTGTCTTCTGGGCAAGACTCAGAGCCCTCTCAAGCTCTTCaaaagctgcaaagaaaaaaaagtatatgatAGTCAAGAAATATCAATGTCCCTTGATAGAAGAACAGAGTTCTCAGTAACTGTAAATTACACAAGTAACAGAAGAATGAACTTCGGCATCCATCAAGAATTCACATGGGTTTATATctagaaaggaaagagaattgACAAATAGATGTGAATGTCTTCCAACACATTCTGTAGCTTCTATTTCTTCCCCTAAAATCACTATAAAATACATAAACCGTATAAAGAAACTATGGCTCCTCTTCTGGCTATATGTGCTGAATAActttgaagaagaggaagaaagctgCATGAAGAAAAGGCAACTCACAAGTTGTTCTTCCACTAAAACAACCAGACAGAAGCATAAACCAGGAATAACTGCTATGCAGGTCAGTTTTTACTGAATCATGAAAGAGTTCTTCCTGAACAGAACACCGAAGTACAATACCAGGCACTTTATTTACCTAAGAGTTGTTCATTTCAAACTGTACAACCTAGATAATCTTCTCTTTAAACTGTGGGTTTGGTGGAGTCCATACAAagctaattttattatttcactaCTTACATTTAATGTAAACTACTATCAGTGCAATTCAGAGAGACTGGAAAAATGCTTGTGTGTTATGAAGACTGTCCTGTGCTTCTAAACTTCacaaataaaatgtaagaaaaaaatattaacatttgcTCCCAGAAAACCTCAATGTCcataaaatgtttcaaaagaaCACTGAAGTTGCAGTGATAAAGATAAGATGCACAAGTCTGCTTTTAGAAATCGGAACCAGTAATTCCACAGCTTCTTCCCATGCTAAGGAGAAGTATTCTAACATACTTCATTCACTTCATAGATGATCACTTagatgtaaaaagaaacaaaataaattcctGTGTTGTGAGctggtttttttattactattattactcaATACCAGTATCTGAGTTCCTCACTGAAACTGATGGCAGAATCTGTATAGAATTACACAAGACTAGAATTTGATCACTATTAGGGAAATCTCTTTTCCTGAATAGATCGTGAATGTGGAAAACCCCTGCTGCATATCTAAGGAAAATTCAGACTAGTATATGCTTAAATTTGTTGCATAGAACAACTTTGGCCAAACACCTCCATAAAACTCAAAATCACAGTGCAAATATCAAGACTGTAATTTATCAGAGCACAAAACCCCTAGAAGTATATTATTTTACTATACCCTGGAGGACTACTTGGATACTATTCTGggagcaaaaataataattttcaaagtgTTATTTAGTATGCTAAGCTTTCTACCACTTAGTTCTACCCCCAAAAGAAGATCATAACAGACACATACATTTCTAGTTTCCTTGATTCACCATTATTTGGTAGGCATACACAGCAATTTTTGTAATCCTTGTTTTTTTGAAACTAGTAACACTCAGGTACAAGTTTCAGAAGTGAATAATAATTTCCATTCCACATATTCTGATAATATTCAAACCTGAAGCTTTTAACCACAATCTATACTTTTGAAGCAATACTGCAAATATATTTCCAAGTAACTTAATTCCATAAAATTGCATTCACCCAACTTCTGACCTTTTCcagaattttcttctattttctgaGGCAACCCTTCTCTGACTACTCACAGCAACGATCATGTTTTAGAGCAAAACAGGGCTGTTACTGACCCTGGCAATACCAAAGGCCATCATTGTATCCACTTTTTCACTCCTAACCAATGAATACTAGAATTCATTACAAAAAATTAGAAGCACTAGAGattattttaaacagcaaaccagtctaaaacaaaaagcaagcatgCACGAGGCTTATAGCTCCTTGCTTTCCAAGCACAGTTCTTCACAGTCCCCACCAAGGCATTTGCCACCTGGGACCCACAGGACTCAAGTCCTCTCCCCTGGCCACCCCAGGCACAACTGTGTTATGAACACAGCCTGCAAAGTTGTTTTTGGAGAACGGCACCAGCTTCCCTGATGCTTCTCTCGCCCCTGACAAAAGCAAGTACAGCCAGCAAAATTGGCAAAGTCCTTCAGTACTACAGCATCgtaaacagctttttaaaaaaaagaacaaaaacaaaaaaccaaccctatAGACCATTACAGAGTATAGCTTGAAAATAAAGCCTGCAAGTAAAAGattgttattttacttttctatAGATGTTTTCTGATTCTTGTTCTCAGTAACAtatacttcattttcatttgagaaaCCTGTATCTTCTGTAAAAGGAAGGAGAATGCGTTTGCCATAGCCCACAAATCCATCAAAGAGAAGACATCCAGGTTCACACTAGGATTGACTACTGATATGTAAGAGCTGAGCAACATGCAGTACAACAGCTGCATCACCATCGTCACAAGCAGGATGCCAATACAAAAGCTAGACAAAAGCTGATGGATAAAACGCCAAGGGGgtatgaaagcagaaagaagcaaCACTTCACAGAACCACGCTTAGCTCTCTAAAAGTTAAATTATATGCATCTCAGGCACTTACAGCACTTaagcaaaacagaacatttttattcGAAGTAGTTAATTCTAGTGTAGCATGACACAACCGAGTTTCAAACCAGATGAGGGGTAAACTATCATCAAGCAGACAGAACATGGTCtaaattattactgttattatttttttcatctatgGGAGATTTTAATTCTACTGTCAATAAAAGCCTGGAATAAAAGTCCACGTTTTTATCCAAATACGTCTATTCTGAATGCAAAGACTAAAGGCACTGCCTGTGTTCTTCCCCAACCAGCGGAGCTACCGTTGAGGGAAGATCTTTTAACCAAGGCACTGGTTAAGCAAAGTCTCATAAAGGCACAGTGGCAAATCAGAAACAGGAAGAAGGACACCAACAGAGTCTCAGGTGAGTCTTGCAAAATCCCATTCATGTGACCAAGCCAGACAAACAGGAAACCTTCATGTGCAGTATATAAATGACACAAAGAGCCTGAGCAGAGTTTAAGAAGTGCAAGGTTGCAAAACTGATCTTTACAAAACGTGCTAGAGAGTTGACTGCTTTACACAGGCTACTCCAAAGCACCCGTCTCAGTTCCCTTCGCCTTGCCTCTCCTACCCACTGTCACACCAGTCCGTACTGTAAAGGGCTTCTTGCTTACTCTCCCGACGCTGCAGACATGGTATCTTCAACTACAGTGCCATCTACTGCTGAAAACTGCGAAGAAAGCACTCAACAGGATGGCAAAGGAGGGATTTTTACATTTCCTTACTGAAGGCTGAGAGCAGGCACCTTGTCAAAAGTCTGAGAAACCAAGGTTGAATTCACTTCCTATAGTTGATGTGTGCACATAGGCAGGATTTCAGATGCACAGTCCAAgcttcttgtttctctgcagcaagGTGCAAAGCATACGTTAATTAAGCTCACAAAAGAAAGTGTCACCTACAAAGAATGCCAAAGTAAAGCAAAATGAATTTGCTTTCTAAAGACTTTGTTTACTGTACAGAAAACTCTAAGTAAGTAATCTGCATCCTGAGAAGTCAGAAAGGACTTATGCCAAGTAGTTTCAGGAGAAACAAACTTCAATTTACCAGTAAATTTACAAATACTAGAAATAGCTTTGTTGAAGTAAAATGTAAGTAATTGATGTACATTGCAAAGCgttagaaaaaaaagatcagttgCAGTTACTTCAAGTAAAAGTGCCTGAGAAGCACAGAATTTACTTTTTAGAGCCCAGTTCAAGCACCCAATGTGTGATGTAAGAAAAAAGAGCCCTT
This genomic interval carries:
- the GOLGA4 gene encoding golgin subfamily A member 4 isoform X12, giving the protein MVFSSQRSASHLKILHWQYFFVDERDNKKKTRQHVILTAYVNWCKKDEKGEANLHFQLLLLTSQRNLLRSDRPSGNKVPTEFLSATHSRRRTSADQSDDGTSTSDEELLAGMIAEPAFLSEYTIFALDPTKQPKPQSDGVTLAKQPLPRSTENNGSGQASPQLSDTRSFAQRLQLRVPSMESLFRSPVKESLFCSSSKESLIQASSRDSLNRLDLDAAGSTFDSTSDMESETEEPLRNMDSLSKEQMRQRLRRMERSLGNYRGKYSELVSAYQVIQREKKKLQAILSQSQDKALRRIGELREELQMDQQAKKHLQEEFDASLEEKDQLISVLQTQVLLLKRRLQNGQIGTELPDSNIQSEPQVQSPIEEITTENTVEPGSNEHNEDSVKTLETLNQRVKRQENLLQRCKEMIQSHKERCAQLTNEKEALQEQLEERLQELEKMKDLQMAEKTKLITQLRDAKNLIEQLEQDKGMVIAETKRQMHETLEMKEEEIAQLRARIKQITTKGEELKEQKEKSERAAFEELERALSLAQKTEEARKKLQAEMDEKIKAVEKERNQSECLKTLQEQEEQGSLALEELELQKKAIQSACDRKVQKMREVVEIYRTRVLELESSLAKYSQDDRKQSEELSTLMESEKKQHTKEINCMVEKHKNKPENMKEQQEKLWTEKLQILKQQQVTEIEKMREKQQQEIATILKEKETVFRAHIEEMNEKTLEKLDAKQTELEALSSELSEALKIRHDLEQELSALNSKVCEAEQELEGKLEEERKRHKEEVEIMLKEHEMSIQGVEKVLKEELNQLRQSLEEKDRHLEELKAHEQKLKESSERSEAEFVQVSAKLEELSESHRSTSNEQAKIYEEELAKLQQKLTDLEGEKLQLSEQLERTESQLNDVKNELEAYISQVHDLKQHLQEQRNENTQKETSLTQQYECQLKDLQREADDTKRILSEKENEIEHMKLQNKQVEELKQKLLATEERMSALQEEYESKLKRQDNKMEKIKQKSKDMQETFKKNLAEQEAKLKKELENKQLEFSQKESEFNAKMLEMAHASSAGINDAVSKLESNQKEQLESLAEAHRRELEEITQSWEKKLHQQVEELQEKHEMELQEKEQEVGDLKQKLATFSAEEESTRAEITHLKEEQVKREESLKELQEQLRQSVAKVTALSDKESDLKTQLKKLEGDLNQSLKEQSGLQEQLSEQKAVEEKDKAKITELADTLKTLEEKLQDVQSSQYKDHENYEKKIEAIQLKEAEFKRLSGELVAQLDACWKNAEALLQTKINELIEKCSEKIGIVTCKIADCKRRTAEVKEAVLIKTSKILELEAQLREVTEHHSAVSTSLQKSMQQLQEKDNLITSMRADIEGLVTEKEQLQKEGGHQQQAASEKETCITQLRKELSENINAVTSMREELQEKVSEISALNKTISDLNVRLESMISLTEKEAAMSLLSKQHEEDRLQLLNQVQELSARVETLSQEKASALQQVDHCTAKLSEWKMKAQTRFTQNHDTIKDLQSKLELSNTEANKKGEELNKLKEQLAKESKNLDSLKSELEQKQNKREKQESELTAKLKNQAARIAELEEHVAQKTSENDSLMEKLKKSNEQKDTEQKEIAWQLQQAERVAFEKDNRFKEAEEKVLNLEKQIGSLKTEFEAKEREFVQMKSGILKSKEEELKELEERLNAENNTKLADLKKKAELKIGSIKRQLMSQMEEKEQQFKQDRENQLRDLEQKVQEREAKIESLEEKIKSTRDSTELEKEMLQKVESVKAAVEQEKNNMLESVQQTYKEKMHVLQKGLTEKDELLQKYEKEQQESNDSRLELQTKQEELLKKLECVEKSHQEEQSKAESLRKELEEQTKKYSLLADELARCSGDLASSREELRAKEQKHLDMENVIGDFQKKMQEKEAVSQSLEQKIKELENNLVKENEVHKTEMEDMSSRYEEKLKALQQQLDERNDSLKAFEKNVEEKAKSGLELQKLLGDMQNQQKDLQTKLEETEREKQKLCKEVNNLQKDLRTLRKEHQQELDIVKKETLEEMEQRIRCEQEDIELKHNSTLKQLMREFNTQLAQKERELETAVKEAISKAQEVETELIENHHIETTQLHKKIADKDDDLKRTVKKYEEILEAREEEMTAKVRELQAQLEDLKKEYKQKMAEEQHWNSEKVKITELQAQLAQKTTLVNDSKLKEQELREQIHVLEDQLKNYEKNVYVTSVGTPYGDENLHHTDVSLFGEPAEFEYLRKVLFEYMMGRETKTMAKVITTLLKFPADQTQKILEREDARPLFASPRRGIF